From Ruminococcus sp. HUN007, a single genomic window includes:
- a CDS encoding AAA family ATPase: MKLLKICASGLPHFYGNCEFDFAALQRVSKDDAEDMKCLFTVGSKSYYQNNVISFIGVNASGKTTILKLLTLVCRMLNNEALNTISCSEILSNLSPESEVVLDIYFYADNNTVNLLHTVISKKEERLYIKDEYLKSKPTAKVKSKKNLYDFDDIETEIQRDTDEAFLLEDVSICVAFNKKTGDRISLTDTLQFTNLNELSILDDCPAELIEFFDPSVEYLKIKKEGKSSDIRLKFKNEEEIIMTKPLELNRYLSSGTIKGINIYIYAMRSFRTGGYVIVDELENHFNHEIISTLIGFYRDNKINPKGAVLIFSTHYAELLDEFDRNDNIYIVRNTDGINSKNLSYILDRNDLKKSEVYQSDYLEGTSPKYESYMKLKKRLIRSQKEDE, encoded by the coding sequence ATGAAACTTTTAAAAATATGTGCAAGTGGTTTACCTCATTTTTATGGTAACTGTGAATTTGATTTTGCTGCTTTGCAGAGAGTCAGTAAAGATGATGCTGAAGATATGAAATGTTTGTTTACAGTTGGCAGTAAAAGTTATTATCAGAACAATGTTATTTCATTTATAGGTGTAAATGCATCCGGTAAAACTACAATACTGAAACTATTGACTCTGGTGTGCCGTATGCTGAATAATGAAGCACTAAATACTATAAGCTGTTCAGAGATTCTTTCGAATCTTTCTCCGGAAAGTGAAGTGGTACTGGATATATATTTCTATGCAGATAATAATACAGTTAATTTGCTCCATACGGTTATTTCAAAGAAAGAGGAAAGACTGTATATTAAAGATGAATATCTGAAATCCAAACCGACAGCCAAAGTAAAAAGCAAGAAGAACTTATATGACTTTGATGATATTGAAACTGAAATACAAAGAGATACGGACGAAGCATTTCTTCTTGAGGATGTAAGTATTTGTGTTGCTTTTAATAAGAAAACCGGCGACAGGATCTCTTTAACAGATACCCTTCAGTTTACAAATCTTAATGAACTTAGCATACTTGATGATTGTCCTGCTGAACTGATAGAGTTCTTTGATCCGTCAGTTGAATATCTGAAAATAAAGAAAGAAGGAAAATCTTCAGATATAAGACTCAAATTTAAAAATGAAGAAGAGATTATTATGACAAAACCTCTGGAACTTAACCGTTATCTTTCATCAGGTACAATAAAGGGAATCAACATTTATATTTATGCTATGAGATCTTTCAGAACAGGTGGTTATGTAATAGTTGATGAACTTGAAAATCATTTTAATCATGAGATCATTTCGACGCTTATAGGTTTTTACAGGGATAATAAAATAAATCCGAAAGGAGCAGTGCTGATATTTTCAACTCATTATGCAGAACTGCTTGATGAATTTGATAGAAATGATAATATCTATATCGTTAGAAATACAGATGGTATTAATTCGAAAAATCTCTCTTATATTCTTGACAGAAATGATCTGAAAAAGAGCGAAGTATATCAGAGTGATTATCTTGAAGGAACATCGCCGAAATATGAATCATATATGAAACTAAAGAAAAGACTTATACGTTCTCAGAAGGAGGATGAATAG